The Panthera tigris isolate Pti1 chromosome A1, P.tigris_Pti1_mat1.1, whole genome shotgun sequence region GGGAACTCCGAGGCAGCCTGAGTCCGGGAGTCCCCAGCTGAGGCTTGAGTCCTAAGCTTTCTCGAAGCCTAGACGCCCAGGGTCCAGGAGTCCGCGCAGGGGCCGGGGTGAGGGATGGCGGTGCCCACAGCTCTAGGATAGGGGGCTTCACGTCACTCTGGGTCCTCCCGGCCGGTCTTGCCATATTAGGGCTTCCTGCTTCCCTTATATGGCCATGTACGTCACGACGGAGGCGGGCCCGTGGCGTTCCAGACCCTTCAAATAGAAGCGGATCTGGGGAGTCGCGAGAGATTCCAGCGCGCAGAACTTggggagccgccgccgccgcctgctGCCATCGCCACCAGCTTCCGCCGCCGCAGGAccggcccctgccccagcctcggTAGCAGCGCCGCGTCCACACCCGCTGGCTGCGAGGGCGAGCCTAGAGGCCCCACCTGCTCCCGCCACAGTGTGCCCTGCGTCCCGCATGTGACCCGGCCAGGCCCCCGAGAGTGTGTCCCCCGCAGCCACGGCTCCGGGCTGCGCCCACCCGCCCCAACACCAGCTCTCCAGCCTGCCCGTCCGGGATGGCCGCAGCCAAGGCCGAGATGCAGCTGATGTCTCCGCTGCAGATCTCCGACCCGTTCGGCTCCTTTCCTCACTCGCCCACCATGGACAACTACCCTAAGCTGGAGGAGATGATGCTGCTGAGCAACGGGGCTCCCCAGTTTCTCGGTGCTGCCGGCGCCTCAGAGGGCAGCGGCggtaacagcagcagcagcagcgggggcggtggaggtggagggggcgGCAGCAGCGCCAGCAGCAACAGCGCCTTCAACCCTCAGGGGGAGGCAGGCGAGCAGCCCTACGAGCACCTGACCGCAGGTAAGCGGTGGCCGACGCCGAGGATTAGCCCCTTCGCCACCATCCTGGCATCCAATCCTTCCCCACAGCCTTGCAGCGCCCCCTTCACCGCAGCAGTGCTCCTGGACCTCAGGGATGCAAGTGggatttcccttcccttcctcgcATCCTTAGGGTCATGTGCTAGAGGGATACCTGGGGACACccacctcaccctcaccctccttGTCCCTAGCGGTGCGCAGAGGAGCGAGCTTCTGTTTTGGATGGAGAGCTCGGGCTgcgtgggtgggtggaggggggagggcttGTTTTGAAGAGCAGGGCTGCGCCCCCCTTTCTCCAGACATCCTTGCGTTGCTTGCCGCCTGTGCCCAAGGAAGGGCCGTGATCCGTGCCCAGGGATGTCCTGGCAGCCCGGGGTAGGGGGCGCGCACTAGCCGCGGCGGAGGGGTTGCTGGCGGGAATCCCTCCGTGGCGCAGCCGCCGCTGCGGAGCGCGGTGAGCTGCAGTGGAGGGGGATTCTCCGTATTTGCGTCAGCTGTTGTTGAAATGGGCTCTGCCGCTGGAGCGGGTCCAGGAACATTGCAATCTGCTGCTATCAATTATTAACCAGCTCAGGAGTCAATGGTAGCCAGCCCGACCTCTTGCCTGGTAGCTCGGGTCCTCCTCCTCCAGTGATTGCTCTCCAGTAACCgggcctcctccctctctctctcctgccagaGTCTTTTCCTGATATCTCTCTGAATAACGAGAAGGTTCTGGTGGAGACAAGTTACCCCAGCCAAACCACCCGGCTGCCCCCCATCACCTACACTGGCCGCTTCTCTCTGGAGCCTGCACCCAACAGTGGCAACACCTTGTGGCCTGAGCCCCTCTTCAGCCTGGTCAGCGGCCTCGTGAGCATGACCAACCCACCGGCCACCTCATCTTCAGCACCATCTccagcagcctcctcctcctcctctgcctctcagaGCCCACCCCTGAGCTGTGCAGTACAGTCCAATGACAGCAGCCCCATTTACTCAGCAGCACCCACTTTCCCCACACCTAACACTGACATCTTCCCTGAGCCACAAAGCCAGGCCTTTCCAGGCTCAGCAGGCACCGCGCTCCAGTACCCGCCTCCTGCCTACCCTGCTGCCAAGGGTAGCTTCCAGGTCCCCATGATCCCTGACTATTTGTTTCCACAACAGCAGGGGGACCTGGGCCTGGGCACCCCAGACCAGAAGCCTTTCCAAGGCCTGGAAAGCCGTACCCAGCAGCCTTCACTCACTCCACTGTCTACCATCAAGGCCTTTGCCACACAGTCGGGCTCCCAGGACTTGAAGGCCCTCAATACCACCTACCAGTCCCAGCTCATCAAACCCAGCCGCATGCGCAAGTACCCCAACCGGCCCAGCAAGACGCCCCCCCACGAACGCCCCTATGCCTGCCCCGTGGAGTCCTGTGACCGCCGCTTCTCCCGCTCAGATGAGCTCACCCGCCACATTCGCATCCATACTGGCCAGAAGCCCTTCCAGTGTCGCATCTGCATGCGCAACTTCAGCCGCAGTGACCATCTCACCACCCACATCCGCACACACACAGGCGAGAAGCCCTTCGCCTGCGACATCTGTGGGAGAAAATTTGCCAGGAGTGATGAACGCAAGAGGCATACCAAGATCCACTTGCGGCAGAAGGACAAAAAGGCAGACAAAGGTGTTGTGGCTTCTTCTGCCACCACCTCCCTCTCTTCCTACCCGTCCCAGGTGGCTACCTCCTACACATCCCCAGTTACTACCTCTTATCCGTCCCCAGCCACCACCTCATATCCATCACCTGTGCCCACCTCCTACTCCTCTCCTGGTTCCTCAACCTACCCATCCCCTGTGCACAGTGGCTTCCCCTCACCCTCAGTGGCTACCACATACTCCTCCGTTCCCCCTGCTTTCCCAGCCCAAGTCAGCAGCTTCCCTTCCTCGGCTGTCACCAACTCCTTCAGCGCCTCAACAGGGCTTTCGGACATGACAACAACCTTTTCTCCCAGGacaattgaaatttgctaaagggaaagggggaaaaaaggaaaagggagaaaaagaaacacaagagacTTAGGACAGCAGGAGGAGATGGCCACAGGAGGGGGTTCCTCTTAGGTGAGATGGAGGTTCTCAGAGCCAAACCCTCCCCCTCTACTCTACCCCAGGGTCGGCGTGGAAGGTCTATTGGCCTGCAATCCTCTCTGCCCGCTTGCCCTTCCTCCCCCGTCCCTACTCCCTTTGACTTCAGCTGCCTGAAACAGCCATGTCCAAGTTCTTCACCTCTTTCCAAAGAACTTGATTTGCATggattttgaatatatcatttcagTATCATCTCCATCGTATGCCTGACCCCCTGGTCCCTTCAATGCTAGAAAATCAAGTTGGCAAAATGCGGTTTGGGCCGTAAGAGCCCAGCCCTGCACCCTTGTACAGTGTCTGTGccatggattttgtttttcttggggtACTCTTGATGTGAAGATAATTTGCATATTCTATTGTATTATTTGGAGTTAGGGCctcactttggaaaaaaaaaaaaaaaaaagaaaagccaagcaaACCAACGGTGATCCTTTATTTTGTGATGATGCTGTGACGATTAAGTTTGAAGCTTTTTTTGAAACAGCAGTCCTTGATATTAATCAGAGCATGTGTCAGAGTGATGTTCCGTtaacttttttgtaaatattgcCCGACTGTACTCTCACATGTGACAAAATACggtttggtttttcttctttttttggaaagttttttttttttcgtcctTTTGGTTTAAGGAGTTTCACGTCTTGGTGCCTTTTGTGTGCTGCGCCTTGCTGACAGCTTGACTCATGCCGTAGTGAGGGACGTGCTCACCTCTAGCCTTAAGGGGGGCAGGGAGTGATGATTCGGGGGAGGCTTTGGGAGCAAAATAAGGAAGAGGGCTGAGCTGAGCCTCAGTTCTCCagaatgtaagaaaacaaaatctaaaacaaaatctgaactctcaaaagtctatttttttaactgaaaatgtaaatttataaatatattcaggaGTTGGAATGTTGTAGTTACCTACTGAGTAGGCGGCGATTTTTGTATGTTATGAACATGCAGTTcattattttgtggttttattttactttgtacttGTGTTTGCTTAAACAAAGTGACTGTTTGGCTTATAAACACATTGAATGCGCTTTATTGCCCATGGGATATGTGGTGTATAtccttcagaaaaattaaaaggaaaataaaatagttgtgGTTGGGTGCGTGTttcctggggtgggagagggggcggCCCTTTTGTAGCCATCTTTATCGAGGGCTTTGAAGGGCTTTTACAGAGACAGGGagattcctttcttgttttttaagattttatttttaagtaatctctacagccaacatggggcttgaactcacaacactgagatcaagagtcacatgctctgcagactgagccagccaggctccctggagACAGGGAGATTCCAGTCAAAGTCGTGCCCGTTGTGTGTCACTGGAGTGAATTTTTTGAGAACTGTGTGTGGGTCTCTTGATACTGGGCCTTTTCCTTAGTCTAGCAGACTGGAACCTTAACTTGGTTAATTAAAGCTGAAGAAGGCTACAGGTAGAAATGGAacatgaagggcacctgggtggctcattcggttgagtgtccgaccagacttcggctcaggtcatgatctattggttcttgagttcaagccctgcgtcgggctctgtgctgacagctcagagcctgcagcctggcagattctgtgtctccctctctctctgcccatccactgcttatgctttgtctttctctgtctctctctctctcttaaaaataaacattaaagaaaaaacaaaaaacaaaaaaataaaaagtggaacgTGAGTGCCCAGAAGCAGTGCTATTCTCCTGGCCCCAAGTGTTTGGCCGACCCTGCCCCCTATCTCTACCCAGGGTTGGGGAAAGCTATGTTCTTGGGAGTTCCTGCCATATATACTTGGGGGAGATAAAGGGTGGGCCTGAGGGCTTTGGGAAGTAGTAACAAGGCTGGAGCTGACTCAGCCTCTCTTTCCCATTCTCCACGTCCCCAGAAACCTGAGGGTATCGAAGAAGCCTAGAAGAGGCGAGGGCCAGTTCTCAAGCCAAGAATCCTTCCAGGAAGAAATCTAACTACTTGCCAGCTGGAGCTGCGATCCTTGGCAGCTTCTGGGGAACACAAGGCAGAGTGGGCAGGAGGCTGGCCTGGTATTTAAGGTTCCCATCCAGACCAAGTCTGTTCCCATTGTGTAGGAGGCCTGAGGTTCTAGGTTCCCTAGCCCCAGCTCCCTGATGGTGCACACTCATGGCTGGAGCAATTCTTATGGGTTTATTAGCATCTTCTGCTCTGTGAGAAGCCTTGAGCTGGTCACAACAATGTAGACTGTTGAGGACACGGATATGTAGGCCAAAAATTATAACATGGTGTTATATAATATGGACAAGCATGGTGCTCTCTGAGAGCAAGGAGAAGGACACCCAACCCCCACAGGAGCTTAGGAAAGGTGGAAAAATTGAGTTGGGAAGGCTAAGTAAGAGTCAACTCAATTGACTTACTTTTTATGTGTGAGCTAGGGAGGGTGTTGGTGAGTTTTTACctgggagaatgaatgaatgggtagatTACTGAATGCAAGCACTACCTCCAGCCCTGATTTGAGTCTTCTGTAAATGGGTCAGACACTACCAACGATTGGTCATTTGGGTACAATAGATTTGATGTCCTGGAATTCCCAAGCCTTGGATCCTGTCAACTTCTGATCCTCCCAGTCAGGAACAATGAAGTAtattctatacccagtgtggtTATCAGCCTTTGAGTGAGGGTGAGGTCTAACCTGCGTCCtccattccttctccctctgagGGTCTCCCACACTACTTCTGAAGCCAGGGAAATTCCAGAAGTCTCCTGGCATTAGTCcaattctttctcttctattctaGCCCTCAGCCACCAACACTGTTGATCTCTGCCCTTTCCCATGATACCACACTGCTCAGTCTAGAGCAGGAGCAACCAAGCCACCTTCTCCAGCTAAGGTCACATCCCCATGAGCGTTCTGGCAAAGTTGCCAGGTCCTGATGGGACAGTATTTGCATTGACACACCTTTTCCCAGCCCCACCTACCCTTCCCCATCTCACTCTGGCCCCAGAAACACAAGTCTATGCCTGTAACACAGTCTTAATAATTTCTCACCACAGACTACCAAGGCAAGGGTGGGCACGGGAGGACATGgcaagaataaaatatgtaagaaggAGCAAAGAAACTCTATTCCTTTAAAGCAGAAAATCTCCTATGTTATTACAATGCATTAGAATCATTTTCCCAAGCCCCATTCCcagagcatctgattcttgaggTCAAGGTGGGGGCCTGGACCTGGTCTTGACAACAAGCACGCCAGGCAACTCTGATGTAGAGGGTTTGTAGAGAAATTCTGCCAGTATTGCCAGCTAATTTTTATTAGTCCTGTTACCAGGgttcctttggattctgtcactTGAAACTCAAGTTTCTCTGCATAGCTGAAATAGGGCAAGACTAAAAAATTGCCCCATTTTATAGTCctatagtattaaaaaaaaaaaaaaaaggaaagtattttaaCTCCTGCTTCTGTGAGGGAAATCTGAAACCAAGGGCACAGGGTGGTGCTGATAAAAGCTCTATCATCATAAAGGCTGAGGTTTAGGAAGGGACCCAGATAGTGTTGAACAATTGATTGCTACCTGGGGACATTGTCTAGGGCTTCAAGGATGTTGAGGACAGAGGAGTGgggtggaagaagagaaagggcagggCAAACTTGGCCAGCGAAGGATAGGTTtagattctgaattttaaaaagaacctggTTTTAAGGACCCTTGACCCTTCTTTCTAGTACCTGAGAGGTACTCTTTTCTCTTGAATTTCAGGAATGTTGAGTCTATGAGGCTTTCCATTTGGAAAGATTCTAAGCACTCAGGCAGAGTTTAGCCTGGTTGTCAGGCTGAGTTTGAGGtgtgcttccttccttctacctacCCCCCTCTTGGAACCTCCAACTCTAGGAAGCAGGAATGGGTACTAGAGGGTTAGAGGTGGTTCCTGCAATGTCCCTCTCACTCCCTATCCCTGCTGTTTTCCCTGGTTCAGCCACACTTAGTGTAGTTTGAAAGGCAAGGAGTAAGCAGAGCAAGATCTCAGTGGTCCTAAAGGACCAATGAGGCCGAGTCTAAAAGAATCAGGCACTGAACAAACAAGGTTTCAACATTTTATCTGTTAGCGTCCAGGTGCTATTAAGATTTTTGCCTCCAAATAGCAAATCTAGCCCTTCACTGCAGTGAGTTTTCTTTCTATCTCCCTTTTCCCATTACTAGAACCTAGGAAAGCCTTTTGAGACAAAGCTTACTTGAGAACTTCTCCTCGGTCAAGTTGGCAGCTCAGCTTCTCAGTTGTAAGTAAatctatttcatttccttttttggggAGCTATCTCAGACAAGCCTATTCTCCTCAGTGCTtaggttatttattattatagctTTTTTGAGTACAACTGATATACAATAAACTGTACCATTTGATGAAGTCTTGATGTATGTGTTCGCAGGTGAAACCATAACCACAattaagataatgaacatatcaggggtgcctgcctggttcagttggaagagcatgcggctcttgatcttggggtcatgagttcaagccccatgttgtgtatagagattatttaaataaataaatacttaagaaaaaaagataatgaacacatccatcacctgcAAAACTTTCCTTGTGCCCCTTGGAAATGTTTCCTTCTTCCATCCCTGTCCCCAGGCatccactgatctgctttcttttgctgtgtagatcagtttgcattttctggagTTTCATAGAAATTCACTAATTCTGTATGTACTCATTTGGGTCTTGTTCTTTAACCTAGCATTATTATTTTgcgattcatccatgttattgcttACATAAATAgttcactcctttttattgctgagtggtatttTGCTCTATGGCTATAGCACAATTTGTTCACCCTTTCACCTGCGGATGGACATTGGGGTTGGTTCCCTCTGGggctattataaacaaagctgctatgaacacctgagtacaagtctttgtgtggatgtGATCCCATTTACTCCACAGCCCCTGTTCTGACTCCTTCCCACCATGTCCCCATTTACTCACCTCCCTCTTACTAGAAGCAATAattccccaccttcccccacaCTCACATAGTGAAGGCCCAGCCTTCTAAAAGAACTGCTTCATTTAATCTTTCCTCACGTAAACAGAGCCAGCCCTTCATCATTTTTATTGCCCTACTTCAAACTCCCTCCCATTCATTTATACCTTCTGGTAATGAGACGTCTGGGGCTAAGCAACGTATCCTGTTGCTATTTATTCAGCTTAGCAAATGTACATGAGTCCTTGGTGATACTTCTCTAAGGTACCTGGTAGAGGGTGGACTACGTATCGATGAGGCATTTCTACCTCATAAGGAGGAAGGAGCTAAGCTCAAATGGTGTGGGAAGCTGCCCTAGGGTACTAGTCCTTTGAGGTTATCTGTCCATGTTATTACTATATCCTATGGGCTCTTCCCTGGGTGGGTTTTCTGAAACACAGGCCCCACTCACTCACTAGTTGTGAAAAACACTATCCTACCAAATTCCCACTTCTCAATTCTGAGGTAATGTAACTAtagcttctctttttctcttctttgggcCTAGGGAGCCTAGAACTGAGGAGCAGCCTGAGAGTGGAAAGGGCAGCTAAGGCTCTGTGTTCTCAACTCTGATAAATTGGCACTTGTTGCCTTCTGGGGTATGAGTTGGGGTTGGGGTAAGGAGAGATGgctttacttattttagaaagttatcttgggatgcctgtgtggctcagtcagttaagcgtcagacttcagctcaggtcatgatctcatgaacccggagatcatgacctgagccaaacatttaaccaactgagccacccaggagccccaagcaaccaactcttgatttcacttcaggtcTCACCatcgtgaaatcaagccccgagtcaggctctgcattgacagcacggagcctgcttaggattctctgtctccttctctctctgtccctcccctgcttacactcacaatccactctcaaaataagtaaataaacttaaaaaagaaaaaaaaaaagtaaagactatcatttaaaaaaaatatcttttttaagggtgcctgggtggctcagtcggttaagcatccgactttgggtcaggtcatgatctcacagtttgtgagtttgtgagtttgtgagtttgagccccatgtctggctctatgcttacagctcggagcctggagcctgcttcggattctgtgtctccctctctctctgcccctcctccgctctctctctctctctctctctctctcaaaaataaacattaaaaagt contains the following coding sequences:
- the EGR1 gene encoding early growth response protein 1, yielding MAAAKAEMQLMSPLQISDPFGSFPHSPTMDNYPKLEEMMLLSNGAPQFLGAAGASEGSGGNSSSSSGGGGGGGGGSSASSNSAFNPQGEAGEQPYEHLTAESFPDISLNNEKVLVETSYPSQTTRLPPITYTGRFSLEPAPNSGNTLWPEPLFSLVSGLVSMTNPPATSSSAPSPAASSSSSASQSPPLSCAVQSNDSSPIYSAAPTFPTPNTDIFPEPQSQAFPGSAGTALQYPPPAYPAAKGSFQVPMIPDYLFPQQQGDLGLGTPDQKPFQGLESRTQQPSLTPLSTIKAFATQSGSQDLKALNTTYQSQLIKPSRMRKYPNRPSKTPPHERPYACPVESCDRRFSRSDELTRHIRIHTGQKPFQCRICMRNFSRSDHLTTHIRTHTGEKPFACDICGRKFARSDERKRHTKIHLRQKDKKADKGVVASSATTSLSSYPSQVATSYTSPVTTSYPSPATTSYPSPVPTSYSSPGSSTYPSPVHSGFPSPSVATTYSSVPPAFPAQVSSFPSSAVTNSFSASTGLSDMTTTFSPRTIEIC